The Anopheles coluzzii chromosome 2, AcolN3, whole genome shotgun sequence genome window below encodes:
- the LOC120947781 gene encoding fibroin heavy chain isoform X10, whose product MERPTRWALVLFALCATAAHSAVLTSNPSEELSKSIDIDNSPLSRVKRNGNIRGNFRGQTQSQYLHFGNSQDGKAEAEATQHSSRAVVVGSNGMGQAQSQSLGGDCSSCYGSVDGGGSYIYDSRPDPLKVPVDKLRLPDAYEPGTNGHSMRPGGSGGLDGYGRPGGAGSYDGRPGGSPGTGGAVLDAYGRPVGSFDAHGRPIGGSGMGGNGAGSHGRPGHGGSGFDAQGRPMGSDVGGYGRPSGGPGTDGSGVDAHGRPIGGPGTGGSGVDAHGRPIGGSGTGGPGFDAHGRPMGGPGTGGLGVDGHGRPVGGPGTGGPGVDAHGRPIGGSGTGGQAVDAHGRPIGGPGTGASGVDAHGRPIGGPGTGGSGVDSQGRPIGGPGTGGSGVDAHGRPIGGPGTGGSGVDAHGRPIGGPGTGRPGVDAHGRPIGGLGTGGQTVDAHGRPIGGPGTGRPGVDTHGRPIGGPGTGGQAVDAHGRPIGGPGTGGAGTEGQGRPVDGSGAGTNGQGRPSGGFDTQGRPGGPGTGGAPVDGHGRPSGGYDTQGRPGGPGTGLGGAHDGLGRPTGGLDAYGRPIGGPATDAQGRPIGGYDAQGRPVGGYDGQGRPLGSGTPGTGLDASARPVGSHGPHPHLVGPPLPGGGAHGVYHNAPHTVTLPGQDHTVVNPTGGLTVLVGTGHSKQTVIGSDSRLDGHGPVKIIPGPPDSHGPPKQTVYAHPGGLTVLVGTGGAQQTVHHLPVHGGHPGVGPQTVIHPGSVGTGVYPGSGVGPVAGQYPGGTGQYPGTAGGQYPTGPAGGPGMGTTTGAGSGVQYPGGATGGRHPGTVGGMGSGQYPGTGIGTGQHPGGTGTGQYPGEAGVGTGQYPGGTSTGAGQYPGGTGVGQYPGGTGVGTGQYPGGVGSGTGQYPGGAGTGAGQYPGGTGTGAGQYPGGTGTGVGQYPGGTGTGTGQYPGGAGTGAGQYPGGTGTGAGQYPGGTGTGAGQYPGGAGTGVGQYPGGAGTGTGTGQYPGGTGTGAGQYPVGTGTGTGQYPGGTGTGVGQYPGGTGTGTGQYPAGTGTGTGQYPGGPGVGQYPGGTGVGTGRYPGGTGSGTGLFPGGTGAGQYPGGTGVGTGQYPGGTGAGAGQYPGGTGVGTGLYPGGTGAGAGQYPGGTGQYPGATGTGTGQYPGGVGSGTYPTGGSGQYPGGAGVGTGTGTGGVGYYPSGTGTAQQYPGGGSSIDQYPTAVDQGVGGGSLPPQPIQLPEEEDDSFSQAESSVKNGEVMASAQGRKNGGTAQTQVSGTYTGTGSFSASAQTSDKDRAAQAQVSGGKEGALSSAQGTGGVGKSQSLVQVDSKTGGTSATSQSGGLGHESQSEVVANEKGGLADAQSSGPGQTSSQAQIGFRPQGEGTVDQQNIFNGGGQASAQSGAHTGQSQSQISGNFKFGIAYHGAAQAASGTKEQVDTYRAKSKPLFQSIGLFGKSTGTTVRKESVDTNGMRTRTSQQSLVNFISTTLPPLGEEEEYEDVDDEEEEYEDEYETPSKITRSGDKSTTDANSSIKTTPVAYVVTEPPTVTVRTSGNGRVFTQGGPTQKQTAFVPHGDNFRLVQTQNGRSTVHAVTTERTQQTVVNAASSTTPKYTTRYLPTKKDSPTTATTTTTTTADEMEEGPEPEAGSAQKTGHPDSYISVTKQVTGIDEKSKVPAIPGKNYESTYYTKSSTCGYFTFSCNIVYGENGRSKICRPKPPANGKC is encoded by the exons ATGGAGCGCCCTACGCGCTGGGCGCTAGTATTGTTTGCGCTTTGCGCAACAGCGGCACACTCGGCAGTTTTAACTTCT AACCCGTCCGAAGAACTCTCCAAATCAATCGATATAGACAACAGTCCCCTTTCTAGAGTGAAGAGGAATGGAAATATTCGAGGAAA TTTCAGAGGCCAAACACAATCACAGTATCTTCATTTTGGCAATAGTCAAGATGGTAAAGCTGAAGCCGAGGCAACACAACATAGCTCCAGAGCGGTAGTTG TCGGTTCCAATGGTATGGGACAAGCGCAGAGCCAATCGCTTGGCGGTGATTGCAGCTCCTGCTATGGATCGGTTGATGGTGGAGGCAGCTACATCTATG ATAGCAGACCCGATCCGCTAAAAGTGCCGGTGGATAAGTTGCGTCTGCCAGATGCATACGAACCAGGAACCAACGGACATTCGATGAGACCAGGCGGTAGTGGTGGACTGGATGGCTATGGACGTCCAGGAGGTGCAGGAAGTTACGACGGTAGACCTGGCGGCAGTCCTGGCACTGGTGGAGCTGTATTGGATGCGTACGGACGACCAGTGGGCAGCTTTGACGCACACGGAAGACCTATTGGCGGTTCGGGTATGGGAGGCAATGGTGCGGGCAGTCATGGACGGCCAGGGCATGGTGGATCAGGATTTGACGCTCAAGGAAGGCCTATGGGATCCGATGTAGGAGGATATGGCAGGCCATCAGGAGGCCCTGGAACAGATGGATCTGGTGTTGATGCTCATGGAAGACCTATCGGGGGTCCTGGCACTGGTGGATCAGGCGTCGATGCTCATGGAAGGCCTATTGGAGGATCTGGTACAGGAGGACCAGGTTTTGATGCTCACGGAAGACCTATGGGAGGTCCTGGTACTGGAGGACTAGGTGTTGATGGTCATGGAAGGCCTGTTGGTGGTCCAGGAACAGGTGGACCAGGTGTCGATGCTCATGGACGACCGATTGGAGGATCTGGAACTGGAGGGCAAGCTGTTGATGCTCATGGTAGACCGATTGGCGGACCTGGAACAGGTGCATCTGGAGTTGATGCCCATGGAAGACCGATTGGAGGACCTGGTACAGGTGGATCTGGAGTTGATTCCCAAGGAAGACCGATTGGAGGACCTGGTACAGGTGGATCTGGTGTTGATGCGCATGGACGACCGATTGGAGGACCTGGAACAGGAGGATCTGGAGTTGATGCACATGGAAGACCGATTGGAGGTCCTGGAACGGGAAGGCCCGGTGTTGATGCTCATGGAAGACCGATTGGAGGACTTGGAACTGGAGGACAAACTGTCGATGCCCATGGAAGACCGATTGGGGGGCCTGGAACTGGAAGACCTGGAGTCGATACTCATGGACGACCGATTGGAGGACCTGGAACTGGAGGGCAAGCTGTTGATGCTCACGGAAGACCCATCGGAGGTCCTGGAACAGGAGGAGCAGGTACTGAGGGCCAAGGGAGACCAGTGGATGGTTCAGGAGCAGGAACAAATGGTCAAGGAAGACCATCTGGAGGTTTCGATACTCAAGGTAGGCCTGGAGGTCCTGGAACTGGAGGTGCACCTGTAGACGGTCACGGAAGACCTTCTGGAGGTTATGATACTCAAGGTCGGCCTGGGGGACCTGGAACTGGATTAGGAGGTGCACATGACGGTCTCGGAAGACCTACTGGAGGTCTTGACGCTTATGGAAGGCCTATCGGAGGACCGGCAACTGATGCTCAAGGAAGGCCTATCGGTGGTTATGATGCTCAAGGAAGGCCTGTCGGTGGTTATGATGGACAAGGAAGACCACTTGGCAGTGGCACCCCAGGGACAGGACTTGATGCATCTGCAAGACCAGTCGGTAGCCATGGTCCTCATCCTCATTTAGTAGGACCGCCACTTCCAGGAGGAGGCGCACATGGTGTCTATCACAACGCTCCGCATACTGTTACATTGCCCGGTCAGGATCACACCGTGGTCAATCCAACAGGTGGCTTAACGGTTTTAGTTGGTACGGGTCActcaaaacaaactgtgattGGTTCTGATAGCAGACTAGATGGACACGGACCGGTGAAAATTATACCTGGACCACCGGACAGCCACGGACCTCCGAAGCAAACGGTGTACGCTCATCCAGGAGGATTAACTGTGCTGGTAGGAACGGGTGGTGCGCAACAAACCGTTCATCATCTTCCCGTTCATGGTGGACATCCTGGAGTAGGACCACAGACGGTGATTCATCCTGGATCGGTAGGCACTGGAGTATATCCAGGAAGTGGCGTTGGCCCTGTTGCTGGTCAGTATCCTGGTGGTACTGGGCAATATCCAGGCACTGCTGGTGGTCAATATCCAACAGGCCCAGCCGGTGGACCAGGTATGGGAACAACTACAGGAGCAGGAAGTGGAGTACAATACCCTGGAG GAGCCACGGGAGGCCGACATCCTGGAACGGTTGGAGGTATGGGAAGTGGTCAATATCCAGGAACAGGCATAGGTACAGGACAGCATCCTGGAGGCACAGGAACTGGCCAATACCCAGGGGAAGCCGGAGTTGGAACAGGGCAATATCCCGGTGGCACTAGTACAGGAGCTGGACAATACCCTGGAGGAACCGGTGTAGGCCAATATCCAGGTGGAACGGGTGTTGGAACTGGACAATATCCTGGAGGTGTTGGTTCAGGAACTGGACAGTATCCTGGAGGCGCTGGCACAGGAGCTGGACAATACCCTGGAGGCACTGGAACAGGTGCTGGTCAATACCCTGGAGGCACTGGAACAGGTGTTGGACAATACCCTGGAGGCACTGGCACAGGAACTGGACAGTATCCTGGAGGCGCTGGCACAGGAGCTGGACAGTATCCTGGAGGCACTGGAACAG GAGCTGGACAGTATCCTGGAGGCACTGGAACAGGAGCTGGACAGTATCCTGGAGGAGCTGGCACTGGAGTTGGACAATATCCTGGAGGCGCTGGCACTGGCACTGGAACTGGACAGTATCCTGGAGGCACTGGCACAGGAGCTGGACAATACCCTGTAGGCACTGGAACAG GAACTGGACAGTATCCTGGAGGCACTGGAACAGGTGTTGGACAATACCCTGGAG GCACTGGCACTGGAACTGGACAATATCCTGCAGGCACTGGCACAGGAACTGGACAATACCCAGGAGGACCCGGTGTTGGCCAATACCCAGGAGGAACGGGTGTAGGAACTGGACGATATCCTGGTGGTACTGGTTCAGGAACTGGATTATTCCCTGGGGGTACAGGAGCTGGACAATATCCAGGAGGGACCGGAGTAGGAACTGGACAATATCCTGGTG GTACTGGTGCAGGAGCTGGACAGTATCCAGGAGGAACCGGAGTAGGAACTGGTTTATATCCTGGAGGTACTGGTGCAGGTGCTGGACAATATCCTGGTGGAACTGGACAATATCCAGGAGCTACTGGAACGGGCACTGGACAATACCCAGGAGGAGTTGGAAGTGGTACTTATCCAACTGGTGGATCTGGACAGTATCCAGGAGGTGCTGGTGTTGGAACAGGCACGGGTACTGGTGGCGTTGGTTACTATCCATCAGGAACGGGAACTGCACAGCAATACCCCGGTGGAGGATCATCAATTGATCAATATCCAACAGCTGTAGATCAGGGAGTCGGAGGAGGCAGTTTACCTCCACAGCCCATACAACTACCGGAAGAGGAAGACGATTCATTCTCTCAAGCCGAATCGTCGGTAAAGAACGGCGAAGTGATGGCTTCTGCCCAAGGCCGTAAGAATGGAGGCACTGCACAAACGCAGGTTTCCGGTACCTACACTGGCACGGGATCGTTCAGTGCCAGCGCTCAAACAAGCGACAAGGATCGTGCGGCACAGGCGCAAGTGTCTGGTGGAAAGGAAGGCGCCCTAAGCTCTGCTCAAGGTACGGGCGGTGTTGGCAAATCGCAATCGTTGGTGCAGGTTGATTCGAAGACGGGAGGCACCTCCGCTACGTCCCAGAGCGGTGGCTTAGGCCACGAAAGTCAATCCGAGGTGGTGGCTAATGAGAAGGGCGGTTTGGCCGATGCACAATCGAGTGGGCCGGGGCAAACTTCGTCGCAGGCGCAGATTGGTTTCCGTCCGCAAGGCGAAGGTACGGTTGATCAGCAAAATATCTTCAACGGCGGAGGACAAGCGTCTGCCCAGTCGGGTGCTCACACTGGCCAGAGTCAGTCGCAAATTAGTGGCAATTTCAA GTTCGGCATTGCGTATCACGGTGCAGCACAGGCGGCGTCGGGAACGAAGGAACAGGTGGACACTTATCGGGCAAAGAGCAAACCTCTATTCCAATCGATTGGACTGTTTGGAAAGTCTACGGG TACCACGGTTCGTAAGGAATCGGTTGACACCAACGGCATGAGGACACGAACATCCCAGCAAAGCTTAG TGAACTTCATCAGCACTACACTGCCGCCGCTAGGCGAAGAGGAAGAATACGAAGATGTtgacgacgaggaggaagagTACGAGGATGAGTACGAAACGCCCTCGAAGATCACGCGCAGTGGCGACAAGTCTACGACCGACGCAAACTCCTCCATCAAAACGACTCCCGTAGCGTACGTGGTCACCGAACCGCCAACCGTAACGGTGCGCACGAGCGGAAATGGGCGCGTGTTCACCCAGGGTGGACCGACGCAAAAGCAGACCGCGTTCGTACCGCACGGTGACAACTTCCGGCTAGTGCAAACACAGAACGGACGCTCGACCGTACACGCCGTAACGACCGAGCGAACGCAGCAAACCGTAGTGAACGCAGCCTCCAGCACCACGCCCAAGTACACTACGCGCTACCTGCCCACGAAGAAGGACAGCCCAACAactgcgacgacgacgacgacgacgactgccGACGAGATGGAGGAAGGCCCGGAACCGGAAGCCGGATCGGCGCAAAAGACCGGCCATCCGGACAGCTACATTTCGGTAACGAAGCAGGTGACGGGCATCGACGAGAAGAGCAAGGTGCCGGCCATACCGGGCAAGAACTACGAGTCGACGTACTACACCAAATCGTCCACCTGCGGGTACTTCACCTTCTCCTGCAACATCGTGTACGGTGAGAACGGGCGAAGTAAAATCTGTCGACCCAAACCACCAGCCAATGGCAAATgctga
- the LOC120947781 gene encoding fibroin heavy chain isoform X3 → MERPTRWALVLFALCATAAHSAVLTSNPSEELSKSIDIDNSPLSRVKRNGNIRGNFRGQTQSQYLHFGNSQDGKAEAEATQHSSRAVVVGSNGMGQAQSQSLGGDCSSCYGSVDGGGSYIYDSRPDPLKVPVDKLRLPDAYEPGTNGHSMRPGGSGGLDGYGRPGGAGSYDGRPGGSPGTGGAVLDAYGRPVGSFDAHGRPIGGSGMGGNGAGSHGRPGHGGSGFDAQGRPMGSDVGGYGRPSGGPGTDGSGVDAHGRPIGGPGTGGSGVDAHGRPIGGSGTGGPGFDAHGRPMGGPGTGGLGVDGHGRPVGGPGTGGPGVDAHGRPIGGSGTGGQAVDAHGRPIGGPGTGASGVDAHGRPIGGPGTGGSGVDSQGRPIGGPGTGGSGVDAHGRPIGGPGTGGSGVDAHGRPIGGPGTGRPGVDAHGRPIGGLGTGGQTVDAHGRPIGGPGTGRPGVDTHGRPIGGPGTGGQAVDAHGRPIGGPGTGGAGTEGQGRPVDGSGAGTNGQGRPSGGFDTQGRPGGPGTGGAPVDGHGRPSGGYDTQGRPGGPGTGLGGAHDGLGRPTGGLDAYGRPIGGPATDAQGRPIGGYDAQGRPVGGYDGQGRPLGSGTPGTGLDASARPVGSHGPHPHLVGPPLPGGGAHGVYHNAPHTVTLPGQDHTVVNPTGGLTVLVGTGHSKQTVIGSDSRLDGHGPVKIIPGPPDSHGPPKQTVYAHPGGLTVLVGTGGAQQTVHHLPVHGGHPGVGPQTVIHPGSVGTGVYPGSGVGPVAGQYPGGTGQYPGTAGGQYPTGPAGGPGMGTTTGAGSGVQYPGGATGGRHPGTVGGMGSGQYPGTGIGTGQHPGGTGTGQYPGEAGVGTGQYPGGTSTGAGQYPGGTGVGQYPGGTGVGTGQYPGGVGSGTGQYPGGAGTGAGQYPGGTGTGAGQYPGGTGTGVGQYPGGTGTGTGQYPGGAGTGAGQYPGGTGTGAGQYPGGTGTGAGQYPGGAGTGVGQYPGGAGTGTGTGQYPGGTGTGAGQYPVGTGTGAGQYPGSTGTGVGQYPGGAGTGTGTGQYPGGAGTGAGQYPVGTGTGAGQYPGGTGTGTGQYPAGTGTGTGQYPGGPGVGQYPGGTGVGTGRYPGGTGSGTGLFPGGTGAGQYPGGTGVGTGQYPGGTGAGAGQYPGGTGVGTGLYPGGTGAGAGQYPGGTGQYPGATGTGTGQYPGGVGSGTYPTGGSGQYPGGAGVGTGTGTGGVGYYPSGTGTAQQYPGGGSSIDQYPTAVDQGVGGGSLPPQPIQLPEEEDDSFSQAESSVKNGEVMASAQGRKNGGTAQTQVSGTYTGTGSFSASAQTSDKDRAAQAQVSGGKEGALSSAQGTGGVGKSQSLVQVDSKTGGTSATSQSGGLGHESQSEVVANEKGGLADAQSSGPGQTSSQAQIGFRPQGEGTVDQQNIFNGGGQASAQSGAHTGQSQSQISGNFKFGIAYHGAAQAASGTKEQVDTYRAKSKPLFQSIGLFGKSTGTTVRKESVDTNGMRTRTSQQSLVNFISTTLPPLGEEEEYEDVDDEEEEYEDEYETPSKITRSGDKSTTDANSSIKTTPVAYVVTEPPTVTVRTSGNGRVFTQGGPTQKQTAFVPHGDNFRLVQTQNGRSTVHAVTTERTQQTVVNAASSTTPKYTTRYLPTKKDSPTTATTTTTTTADEMEEGPEPEAGSAQKTGHPDSYISVTKQVTGIDEKSKVPAIPGKNYESTYYTKSSTCGYFTFSCNIVYGENGRSKICRPKPPANGKC, encoded by the exons ATGGAGCGCCCTACGCGCTGGGCGCTAGTATTGTTTGCGCTTTGCGCAACAGCGGCACACTCGGCAGTTTTAACTTCT AACCCGTCCGAAGAACTCTCCAAATCAATCGATATAGACAACAGTCCCCTTTCTAGAGTGAAGAGGAATGGAAATATTCGAGGAAA TTTCAGAGGCCAAACACAATCACAGTATCTTCATTTTGGCAATAGTCAAGATGGTAAAGCTGAAGCCGAGGCAACACAACATAGCTCCAGAGCGGTAGTTG TCGGTTCCAATGGTATGGGACAAGCGCAGAGCCAATCGCTTGGCGGTGATTGCAGCTCCTGCTATGGATCGGTTGATGGTGGAGGCAGCTACATCTATG ATAGCAGACCCGATCCGCTAAAAGTGCCGGTGGATAAGTTGCGTCTGCCAGATGCATACGAACCAGGAACCAACGGACATTCGATGAGACCAGGCGGTAGTGGTGGACTGGATGGCTATGGACGTCCAGGAGGTGCAGGAAGTTACGACGGTAGACCTGGCGGCAGTCCTGGCACTGGTGGAGCTGTATTGGATGCGTACGGACGACCAGTGGGCAGCTTTGACGCACACGGAAGACCTATTGGCGGTTCGGGTATGGGAGGCAATGGTGCGGGCAGTCATGGACGGCCAGGGCATGGTGGATCAGGATTTGACGCTCAAGGAAGGCCTATGGGATCCGATGTAGGAGGATATGGCAGGCCATCAGGAGGCCCTGGAACAGATGGATCTGGTGTTGATGCTCATGGAAGACCTATCGGGGGTCCTGGCACTGGTGGATCAGGCGTCGATGCTCATGGAAGGCCTATTGGAGGATCTGGTACAGGAGGACCAGGTTTTGATGCTCACGGAAGACCTATGGGAGGTCCTGGTACTGGAGGACTAGGTGTTGATGGTCATGGAAGGCCTGTTGGTGGTCCAGGAACAGGTGGACCAGGTGTCGATGCTCATGGACGACCGATTGGAGGATCTGGAACTGGAGGGCAAGCTGTTGATGCTCATGGTAGACCGATTGGCGGACCTGGAACAGGTGCATCTGGAGTTGATGCCCATGGAAGACCGATTGGAGGACCTGGTACAGGTGGATCTGGAGTTGATTCCCAAGGAAGACCGATTGGAGGACCTGGTACAGGTGGATCTGGTGTTGATGCGCATGGACGACCGATTGGAGGACCTGGAACAGGAGGATCTGGAGTTGATGCACATGGAAGACCGATTGGAGGTCCTGGAACGGGAAGGCCCGGTGTTGATGCTCATGGAAGACCGATTGGAGGACTTGGAACTGGAGGACAAACTGTCGATGCCCATGGAAGACCGATTGGGGGGCCTGGAACTGGAAGACCTGGAGTCGATACTCATGGACGACCGATTGGAGGACCTGGAACTGGAGGGCAAGCTGTTGATGCTCACGGAAGACCCATCGGAGGTCCTGGAACAGGAGGAGCAGGTACTGAGGGCCAAGGGAGACCAGTGGATGGTTCAGGAGCAGGAACAAATGGTCAAGGAAGACCATCTGGAGGTTTCGATACTCAAGGTAGGCCTGGAGGTCCTGGAACTGGAGGTGCACCTGTAGACGGTCACGGAAGACCTTCTGGAGGTTATGATACTCAAGGTCGGCCTGGGGGACCTGGAACTGGATTAGGAGGTGCACATGACGGTCTCGGAAGACCTACTGGAGGTCTTGACGCTTATGGAAGGCCTATCGGAGGACCGGCAACTGATGCTCAAGGAAGGCCTATCGGTGGTTATGATGCTCAAGGAAGGCCTGTCGGTGGTTATGATGGACAAGGAAGACCACTTGGCAGTGGCACCCCAGGGACAGGACTTGATGCATCTGCAAGACCAGTCGGTAGCCATGGTCCTCATCCTCATTTAGTAGGACCGCCACTTCCAGGAGGAGGCGCACATGGTGTCTATCACAACGCTCCGCATACTGTTACATTGCCCGGTCAGGATCACACCGTGGTCAATCCAACAGGTGGCTTAACGGTTTTAGTTGGTACGGGTCActcaaaacaaactgtgattGGTTCTGATAGCAGACTAGATGGACACGGACCGGTGAAAATTATACCTGGACCACCGGACAGCCACGGACCTCCGAAGCAAACGGTGTACGCTCATCCAGGAGGATTAACTGTGCTGGTAGGAACGGGTGGTGCGCAACAAACCGTTCATCATCTTCCCGTTCATGGTGGACATCCTGGAGTAGGACCACAGACGGTGATTCATCCTGGATCGGTAGGCACTGGAGTATATCCAGGAAGTGGCGTTGGCCCTGTTGCTGGTCAGTATCCTGGTGGTACTGGGCAATATCCAGGCACTGCTGGTGGTCAATATCCAACAGGCCCAGCCGGTGGACCAGGTATGGGAACAACTACAGGAGCAGGAAGTGGAGTACAATACCCTGGAG GAGCCACGGGAGGCCGACATCCTGGAACGGTTGGAGGTATGGGAAGTGGTCAATATCCAGGAACAGGCATAGGTACAGGACAGCATCCTGGAGGCACAGGAACTGGCCAATACCCAGGGGAAGCCGGAGTTGGAACAGGGCAATATCCCGGTGGCACTAGTACAGGAGCTGGACAATACCCTGGAGGAACCGGTGTAGGCCAATATCCAGGTGGAACGGGTGTTGGAACTGGACAATATCCTGGAGGTGTTGGTTCAGGAACTGGACAGTATCCTGGAGGCGCTGGCACAGGAGCTGGACAATACCCTGGAGGCACTGGAACAGGTGCTGGTCAATACCCTGGAGGCACTGGAACAGGTGTTGGACAATACCCTGGAGGCACTGGCACAGGAACTGGACAGTATCCTGGAGGCGCTGGCACAGGAGCTGGACAGTATCCTGGAGGCACTGGAACAG GAGCTGGACAGTATCCTGGAGGCACTGGAACAGGAGCTGGACAGTATCCTGGAGGAGCTGGCACTGGAGTTGGACAATATCCTGGAGGCGCTGGCACTGGCACTGGAACTGGACAGTATCCTGGAGGCACTGGCACAGGAGCTGGACAATACCCTGTAGGCACTGGAACAGGTGCTGGTCAATACCCTGGAAGCACTGGCACTGGAGTTGGACAATATCCTGGAGGCGCTGGCACTGGCACTGGAACTGGACAGTATCCTGGAGGCGCCGGCACAGGAGCTGGACAATACCCTGTAGGCACTGGAACAG GAGCTGGACAATACCCTGGAGGCACTGGCACTGGAACTGGACAATATCCTGCAGGCACTGGCACAGGAACTGGACAATACCCAGGAGGACCCGGTGTTGGCCAATACCCAGGAGGAACGGGTGTAGGAACTGGACGATATCCTGGTGGTACTGGTTCAGGAACTGGATTATTCCCTGGGGGTACAGGAGCTGGACAATATCCAGGAGGGACCGGAGTAGGAACTGGACAATATCCTGGTG GTACTGGTGCAGGAGCTGGACAGTATCCAGGAGGAACCGGAGTAGGAACTGGTTTATATCCTGGAGGTACTGGTGCAGGTGCTGGACAATATCCTGGTGGAACTGGACAATATCCAGGAGCTACTGGAACGGGCACTGGACAATACCCAGGAGGAGTTGGAAGTGGTACTTATCCAACTGGTGGATCTGGACAGTATCCAGGAGGTGCTGGTGTTGGAACAGGCACGGGTACTGGTGGCGTTGGTTACTATCCATCAGGAACGGGAACTGCACAGCAATACCCCGGTGGAGGATCATCAATTGATCAATATCCAACAGCTGTAGATCAGGGAGTCGGAGGAGGCAGTTTACCTCCACAGCCCATACAACTACCGGAAGAGGAAGACGATTCATTCTCTCAAGCCGAATCGTCGGTAAAGAACGGCGAAGTGATGGCTTCTGCCCAAGGCCGTAAGAATGGAGGCACTGCACAAACGCAGGTTTCCGGTACCTACACTGGCACGGGATCGTTCAGTGCCAGCGCTCAAACAAGCGACAAGGATCGTGCGGCACAGGCGCAAGTGTCTGGTGGAAAGGAAGGCGCCCTAAGCTCTGCTCAAGGTACGGGCGGTGTTGGCAAATCGCAATCGTTGGTGCAGGTTGATTCGAAGACGGGAGGCACCTCCGCTACGTCCCAGAGCGGTGGCTTAGGCCACGAAAGTCAATCCGAGGTGGTGGCTAATGAGAAGGGCGGTTTGGCCGATGCACAATCGAGTGGGCCGGGGCAAACTTCGTCGCAGGCGCAGATTGGTTTCCGTCCGCAAGGCGAAGGTACGGTTGATCAGCAAAATATCTTCAACGGCGGAGGACAAGCGTCTGCCCAGTCGGGTGCTCACACTGGCCAGAGTCAGTCGCAAATTAGTGGCAATTTCAA GTTCGGCATTGCGTATCACGGTGCAGCACAGGCGGCGTCGGGAACGAAGGAACAGGTGGACACTTATCGGGCAAAGAGCAAACCTCTATTCCAATCGATTGGACTGTTTGGAAAGTCTACGGG TACCACGGTTCGTAAGGAATCGGTTGACACCAACGGCATGAGGACACGAACATCCCAGCAAAGCTTAG TGAACTTCATCAGCACTACACTGCCGCCGCTAGGCGAAGAGGAAGAATACGAAGATGTtgacgacgaggaggaagagTACGAGGATGAGTACGAAACGCCCTCGAAGATCACGCGCAGTGGCGACAAGTCTACGACCGACGCAAACTCCTCCATCAAAACGACTCCCGTAGCGTACGTGGTCACCGAACCGCCAACCGTAACGGTGCGCACGAGCGGAAATGGGCGCGTGTTCACCCAGGGTGGACCGACGCAAAAGCAGACCGCGTTCGTACCGCACGGTGACAACTTCCGGCTAGTGCAAACACAGAACGGACGCTCGACCGTACACGCCGTAACGACCGAGCGAACGCAGCAAACCGTAGTGAACGCAGCCTCCAGCACCACGCCCAAGTACACTACGCGCTACCTGCCCACGAAGAAGGACAGCCCAACAactgcgacgacgacgacgacgacgactgccGACGAGATGGAGGAAGGCCCGGAACCGGAAGCCGGATCGGCGCAAAAGACCGGCCATCCGGACAGCTACATTTCGGTAACGAAGCAGGTGACGGGCATCGACGAGAAGAGCAAGGTGCCGGCCATACCGGGCAAGAACTACGAGTCGACGTACTACACCAAATCGTCCACCTGCGGGTACTTCACCTTCTCCTGCAACATCGTGTACGGTGAGAACGGGCGAAGTAAAATCTGTCGACCCAAACCACCAGCCAATGGCAAATgctga